AGCTGTGAGTGGCTGCAGAAAGGCGCGGTTAGTAAACACCTTTACCtgccacatacagtactgtacacaGAACATCACAAATTGTGTTCTCTTGTGTAGTCAATTTTGAACATTTAAGAGAAACTTCtgcttttttcatttgtttctgTGAATGGATCAATATGTTATTCTAAAATGTATGTAGTTAGACAACATTTTCATACTagttctttgtctttctctctgtagtcTGATTGGCTGCTGTCTCACAAGCAAGTTCCTTAAGACAGTGACCTCAGCTCTTCAGTCAGAAACCTCTCAGCTAAGGCATCTAAATCTGAGTTACAATGACCTGAAAGACTTGCAAAATGAGCTCCTTAATGCCATCAAGTCTGAACATTGCAAACTGGAAACACTTATGTGAGTACTGGTCTCATTTGATCAACAATGGCATACACTCACAgtacattattaaaataatgtaTAAAAGCCCTAAGTACAGTATTCTTCATATACATTTCACATATATCATGTTTACGTGTTTATTATATAAATTCACAGTTGATTCTCATTATTCCTATAGGCTAAATTGTTGTGAACTGAAAGAGGATTTCTGTGGCTTCATAAGCTCCCTGCTCAAGTCAGAACACACATGCTTGAAAGAGCTCGATCTGAGCAACAATGATCTTTGTGATGCAGGAGTAGAACAACTCTCAAATGGGCTTATGTCTCGTTGACATAAAGTAAAGTTGAAGTTCTCATGTAAGTATAAAATATTAAATGAATTGTGATTGCTGCACAGATCGTGACACACAAGTAGAGGAGAAAACATTTACAAACGCAAGCATACAACAGACTTCAACGGTAACTGAAAATATACCGGGTAAACCAGGATCAGGAGAGACGTGAAATGATATGCTGTCTATAACAATATTTAAAGTGATCCTTTAGTGATCCGTTTCAGCCACAAAAGTGGGGTGTAACATTCTAAATGTGATTGTACATGTGAATACTTTATTTAGCTGTGCTTATTTATATTGAATGGTTTACTCAAGTATTTGGTAACAGTTAACCAGCTAAACGATGAGGACCTGCATTTGGCATGTCATATGGACAAGCAGAAGTtgatgaattgttttttttttcataagaGATTAACAATACAGCTTTCAACATTAAAGTGAGTTATCAGAGAAGCATTGACAGCAACTGCTAATCAGAGTCATTGTAATTGTTGCAAACACGTTAATGTGAACGACATATAAAGTTTTATTTATTGATATAAATAATCTGGAACCTCTATTATATCAAGAAATATGCATGTTATATTCAAGAAGtacacttttttcccttttttctaaCCTCCTTTTTTCTAATCTCCTTTGTAAACCAATTGATCACAGGCTCTCAGGTTGTCTTGTATCAGAGAGGGGCTTTGAAGTTTTAGCCTCAGTTCTAGAGTCCAACCATTCCAACCTCAGAGAGCTGGATTTGAGCTACAATCACCCAAGTGAAACTGCAGTCTCACACATCTCCTCTCTGGAACAGAACAAAGGCTATAAACTGACATCACTTAAGTATGTAAAGTGTTTAATGGTTAATTATCAGAGACAATTTCACTCTTCCACAATATATTTGTATCTGGTTTAGTTTGCATGTGAACATGCTTTCATGACTTTTTTTGTGCTCCAGTGTTGAACATGGTGGAGAGTTGAGATTGAAAGCAGGTCTGAGAAAATGTAAGTATTTTcatttgtatgtttttgtgatTTCAGTGTTTCTGTGAGAATACACGTGATTGTTTACCTGTCCAAGTAACTGTACAGACGGACAGCTGTCCAAGTAACTCTACAGACCGACAGTCAACAACAACTAAAACCAACTAAATACCTTTTCTGGTATGCCATATTGTTCTGTGCAtgttgacatgtttttcttttattcttACATACAGATGCCTGTGAGCTCACAATGGacccaaacacaccacacaaagaCATAGCTCTGTCCAAGAAGGACACCAAGGCCAAACGAGGGATCATGCAACTATACCCTCCCCACGAAGAGCGGTTCGAGGTCTTTGAACAAGTGCTGTGCAGAGAGGGTCTGACTGGACGCCGCTACTGGGAGGCTGAGTGGAGTCACAAAGGAGCTGCTATTGCAGTGGCATACAGAGGcatagagaggaaaggaaaggttgACAGTGAGTTTGGATCAGATGACAAATCCTGGAGTTTGATGTGCTGTGATAATGTTTACATTGTTAAGCACAATGGTAAAAATATTGACATACCAGTGCCACCGTCCAACCGAAACTGTATAGGTGTGTATCTGGACTGGCCAGCGGGAACATTGTCTTTCTACAGAGTCTCTAATGACACACAGGTGCATTTGCACACTTTTTGTACAACATTTACTGAGCCTGTGTATCCAGGGTTTGGACTTGAATATGATTCATCTCTATGTCTTTGTGAAATTAAGTAGTTTTCTTTATGAAGGTATGCCAGGCAACCATTTATAAGAGTTTGTATATATGTttctttgtatgtatgtatgccatTTGTACTGTGGCCGTTATCATGGCTACTGCATGTGTAATTTCATCAAGGGCTAACCTCTATTAGATTCTAGGTCATTTTCGAGTTCATGTCTCCACCTGTCTCAAAAATTAAACTGCTTCCCATCAAACAAGTTTGTTTATCTGATGAAGACCAAGTGTCTAAATGTTGCCAAATAAACAGAGTGTGAACGCTGTGAAATTACTTCCTTGTATCTTGCTAAAATTAGAGGCTACAAGCCAAAGACAATGGCAATTCCTTCCACCCAAAGAAACAGCCAGGATCAtgacacataggctacagcaaGAAGGTCATTGACACCCATATAGCTTTTTGAGTTCAAGTACAAGACAGTAGACATTTAGACGTATAGATAGGTATAGATATCTTGCATCTTAAATTGTTAATGACTCCACATAACTCAAGTGTTAAGAGGTCCTTAGGGATCCATTCTACCCTAATGACTCATAACATGGTATTTTTTTTAAGCTTGATAAATGTTAGAATGTACGTAAAATTTCCTTTCATAATGGTCCAGCAGTGATATCTGGATGACTGTTGGCATACTGGCCATCAGCAGTCACTATTATACTTTTGGAAGCAACTGTAAGATTACTCTACCTTTAAATTAACTGTAAAATTCAGTGCACTGCATTCACCTCAAGCAAACTCTCCTCTAAAGTCATACTGAAACACCCTCTTCAGGCAAGTTTTTGACACTACAGAAAAACTGTGAAGGGCAACTTTTAAAAACTATTTATTTCTGCACTGTTCAATTCAAGTAGCTCTTTCAATCTAAATCCTTTACATAATGCATCATGAGTCTAATTTATCACAAATtcaatgataataatgataacaatgaaattatatatatatatatatatatatatatatatatatatatatatatatatatatattaatgtaATAATTAacatttaatgtttatttaatGTAATTTCCTGTACAAATGTATGAAGAAGGATTTGTGCATGATGAATTTATGATTATGTTCACTTAGGAATGAATTATGATTATGCTAACTAAACTCTCTGTCCAGTTCATCTCAGTCCATAAGAGTGAAAGAGTTAATGTGAAAATAAGTTTGACATGATCGCACACCTACATATTTTTAAGTTCAACAGGTTTTCTTACAAAGAAACAGATAACATCATATGACTCAACTGCTAAATAAGGGTCCCTTTGTCTCTTGTAAATGTATAAATGTTTAATTTATAATTGTAAATTTACTTACTATAAGTGACTTATAAGTGAGAAAAAGAAGTTACTTAGAAGTGAAAACACACAGGGTGATGGAAATGTAAATGTCAAACATAAATCACTTCATGTGAACAGTGAGAGGTGGAGCATGTCTTAGATAACCTTGATACAGGATCTAAAATGGACTTCAATGGAACTGGTTGAACCAGAAATTCAACAGTCCTGGAAAGtacctgccaacacacacatggtAATTGCACACTCTTCACTAGGCTGGATATTCATGACAATTCATGTCAATGTAATGTTACAGAAATGTCATATGTTTTCATCAACTATTAGGCATAGCTGTCCTGCAGCTTCAAATTCAACACATGTGAGTACAGCTATGATTGTTTCAGAGCCCCAAGGGTGTTTGAGAATCCTTTTGCCATCTTTCAAGTGTCAATGAAAGATAGTCTTAGCTACCgattgtttacatttttttaaatgtatttcagTTACTGCATTATGCTTTAGCAACTCACTCAGAAATACAATTTGTGTGCCCACAGTGTGTAAAGCAATGTGTGGCTGACTAGTCTCTCTGAGGTGAAAGAGGCTGACGAGGCTACACCTACACCAGGTAATAGAGTGGAGCATGACGGGCAGATGGACAGAAAGATGAGTCTCACTGAAGAGAGAGCACAGGGAGACACTGATCTCAGCAACAATGTCATCATATGCCCAGCCGAGAACATCAATAAGGCTAAAGCACAGCCAACTGAACTGACAGAGACTTCCTGCTTTGGTCAGAGGTGAGGAGGATAATTAGCTCACTTGTTCTTGAACATTAGAATAATGGCTTTATCTAAAATACGGTGGGTGAGTTAAACAACGCTAGTGCATAAACTTACTGTAATCCAGATTGGggcaacacattcgttttaagagtgttgaaaagtcaacattttccagattataACACAAGGACACATCACTTTATCTTGGCAAAATATTGTTGGTATTTGAGCTCAGTCACTCAAATGCAACTCTCTCTATTCTGATTTTCCAAAAAGCAATGTTTTTGATTAAGCTGTGTAGTGTATTGCTTAGACCAAGTCATGTGTGGCAGTTTGTTTGCTATTTGCAAAAATGACAGCACATGCGATGGATGAACAGAGGACACAGAGGAGATGTTTTCTGAGATTGATCAAAATAAAGGACTAAACCTTCATGCAATTATCAACCTTATGTATGTATTATTTgtattaaatgtattatttgtcTCCTTAAGATTGTTTACCAAGAAATGATTACATTAGGAAAGTACAGGGCAGAACAGACTTTCTGAGTATTATGGTGCTTTGGGTGACCTCTTAAAATCAGTGAATCAGATTGGTCATATTCCCTTAATGTGTTGATAGAAATATTAAACGAAGTGTTTTGCTTATGTGGAAAAATCCTGTGTAACTGGTATTTctagtttaaaaatacattgacATGTGagtcatgtacagtatgtagcctactaaatgaCACCATTCCCAAAGTGAATGATGTAGAAACATAAAACATCTAATACAAGCACATCGCAGTATTGCATTCCCCCACAATTATTTTTGCATGCCCTTGCAAAGGAAAGCAAAACCATTGCGGGGGATGGGGGACTCCTACCATGTCCCATGTCCATAAAGAGCAAACCCTACATGAACATCAAAATCATACAGCTGAAAAGTTTATTCTGGCAAGAAGAATGTTCTCATATTGATCAATGATCTTGATATTTCTATTTGCAGTGTTAATATTCTAATGTTATTCCATGTTTATGAGTAGATCAGTCTCCCCAGTGCCAAGTCTTTTATCAATGAAGAGCAGTGACTCCATGATGCAGCCTATCAATATGGATGGAGGGACTGGCCATTCTGATCACAGGTGAGGATACATTTTATTGGCAAGAAGAATGTATCATAAAAGTTAAGTTCTTATTCTCATATTGACCAATAAGTGAAGATTatggttccaaaatgctatatctctatttttgaaaacattaataactcatgttatttatttttggatttcaggtaataataataatacaattgcagttgtgttgttttgattaagtaaagataaatgtagtaactataacccaattacagttctgcTAAAATTACTTGGAGaacaaaatgtttaaaaatgatttatgaaaactcactaaaatggaggatatagcgttttggaaccaagtGCAATATTTCTGTTCAATGTTAATATTCTAATGCTATTCCATATTGTTCATGAGTAGATCAGTCTCCCCAGTCCCAAGTCTTTTATCAATGAAGAGCAGTGACTCCATGATGCAGCCTATCAATGTGGATGGAGGGACTGGCCATGCTGATCACAGGTGAGGATACATTTTATTGGCAAGAAGAATGTATCACATAGGTTAAGTGACTTATTCTTATATTAATCAATACACTTATTGTTTCTGTTTAATGCTAATATTCTAATGCTAGGCTATTCCATATTGTTCATGAGTAGATCAGTCTCCCCAGTGCCAAGTCTTTTATCAATGAAAAGCAGTGACTCCATGATGCAGCCTATCAATCTGGATGGAGGGACTGGCCATGATCACAGGTGAGGATATGTTTTATTGGCTAgaataatgtatcatataaAAGTTAGATCCTTATTCTCATATTGATCAAATATAATTTCTGTTTAATGTTACTATTCTAATGCTAGGCTATTCCATATTGTTCATGAGTAGATCAGTCTCCCCAGTCCCAAGTCTTTTATCATTGAAGAGCAGTGACTTCATGATGCAGCCTATCAATGTGGATGGAGGGACTGGCCATTCTAATCACAGGTGAGGACATGTTTCATTGAAGAATGCATCATACAAAAATTCTGCTCTGTGTTTTGGCATATTAGGATTAATGGAGCATTTTAAACTACATCCCCATTTCCAAAAAAGTTTGGATGCTGTgtaaaatctaaataaaaacaaataatttaCAAATCCCATAAACCAATCATTGCCAATGGAACATACATAGCACATAAATAACATATGACATAAcatataacataaacataaacatttgtTTCTTGCAAATAGCAATAGGCCTCCTgtattttgatttgatttgatttatttaatTGTATCAAGAATGCCTTATACATGCAAAGACATCAGATAAAATCGAGGCTAAAAACACAATAAAGTCCAGGACTTATTTCCATTGTGGTCCTCAACACATAACACCACAAGACAAGACACTCATAGAGTGTGTGATAATCAATGACATAACATAAAAACATTcttcttaaataaataaaaatgataaaatgGTACCTGCCCCCTGTTCTATTCAGCTACCCTCGCTAGTAACCAGGCCTTGATTCTCTTCTTAAAAGAGTTCAGGTCGGAAATTACTTTAATTTGTCGATCTAACTTGTTCCACTGAACTGCACCTATATAGGCAAAGGTTCCTTTCCCTAACAATGTCTCAAATGTATAAGGACACAGATCTGATATGCTGCCACGAGTGCAAATATTGTGTGTGTCCTTTACCTTAGTAAGAAGACACGCAAAACAAATTTGGACACTACCAAACAACATTTTATGGATCATGGTCAGCTTTGACTTAACCAAATTAAAagatataatgtccgcaacactgcttttgactcccatatatttaatattcaaaaggcaacgtttcgaccctgctgggtcttcttcaggcaaatGGTGGACTCATTTGATGAAGGGATGTAGGCCTTACAATCAGCTGACCTACCATGTGATGTCAACTGGTATGATTGGGTCTAAGAGCCCCACTAATCACTCAATTAAGAGAACACTTTCATACAGGTATTTCACAAACCTATACATCTCAAAAAGGGCAACGACATCGTTTATGCAGGGATTGTGTTAGCTCCTATGGAGATGTGAATGAAGCATCAGAGCGCACCTCTGCTGTGTGTTCCAACAGGTCTAGATCAccttcaccctcacacacagttCAGCCAGATAACAACTTGTATTCTGGTCCCATCAGACGTGAGACTGAATTCTTTATCTCAAATGTTTTTACATCTGATTTTAGCGATACATGGATTAGTAATCTATTTTATTACTGTTGCAAAGTTAGCAGTTGCCATGTAAACTTTCCTTGATATAATGCTAGAGAAATAAGGACTTTGCCTCAATAAAGAGGGTTTCACAATGATTTGAGGTATTTCTTTTACCTCAGCAAATAACTAACATGTGATTCCTTTGATCAGCAGAGGACAATATCCTGGAAAGAGTGAAGATGAGCCATAAAGCCACAATGAAAAAGAGGTTTGAGcatgtttgtgagggaaacaTTAAACCAGGAAATGAAACTCCTTTAAACACGATATTTACACCCCTCTATATCACTGAGGGATGGACTGAAAGCGTGAAAGCACATGAAGCTCGACAAATTGAAACATCAAGAAGACAAACACAAGACAACGCAATCAACTATAATGATATCTTTAAAACATTGCTTGAAGAGCAAGTGTGTATCAGAGCAGTGCTAACCAAAGGGGTTGCTGGCATTGGAAAAACAGTGTTTGTGCAGAAATTCATTCTTGATTGGGCAGAGGACAAGGCAAATTGTGATATAGATTTTATATTTGTGCTCCCTTTCCGGGAAATGAACTTAATCTCAAATGAACAGTACTGTTTTCATCAACTTCTGGTTGACTTCCACCCTGCCTTGAAACAGCTAACAGATAACAAAATGTATGAGGAGTGCATTCTGGTTGTAATTTTTGATGGGCTGGATGAAAGCAGAATTACATTGAACTTTACCAGTGATCAAGCCCTGAAACTCCATGATGTTTCACAGATATCCTCAGTTGGCGATCTGATAGCAAACCTGATCCAGGGGAATCTTCTCCCATCAGCTCACATATGGATCACATCAAGACCAGCAGCAGCTGGACAGATCCCTGGTCAGTTCATCAGTCGTATGACTGAGGTGCGTGGATTTACTGACCCACAGAAAGATGAGTACTTTCGAAAGAAAATAAGTGATCAGACTCAGGCCAA
This genomic stretch from Alosa sapidissima isolate fAloSap1 chromosome 16, fAloSap1.pri, whole genome shotgun sequence harbors:
- the LOC121685859 gene encoding uncharacterized protein LOC121685859 isoform X15 → MDRKMSLTEERAQGDTDLSNNVIICPAENINKAKAQPTELTETSCFGQRSVSPVPSLLSMKSSDSMMQPINMDGGTGHSDHRSVSPVPSLLSMKSSDSMMQPINVDGGTGHADHRSVSPVPSLLSMKSSDSMMQPINLDGGTGHDHRSVSPVPSLLSLKSSDFMMQPINVDGGTGHSNHRQRFDPAGSSSGKWWTHLMKGCRPYNQLTYHVMSTGMIGSKSPTNHSIKRTLSYRSRSPSPSHTVQPDNNLYSGPIRQDNILERVKMSHKATMKKRYPQLAI
- the LOC121685859 gene encoding uncharacterized protein LOC121685859 isoform X16; the encoded protein is MDRKMSLTEERAQGDTDLSNNVIICPAENINKAKAQPTELTETSCFGQRSVSPVPSLLSMKSSDSMMQPINMDGGTGHSDHRSVSPVPSLLSMKSSDSMMQPINVDGGTGHADHRSVSPVPSLLSMKSSDSMMQPINLDGGTGHDHRSVSPVPSLLSLKSSDFMMQPINVDGGTGHSNHRSRSPSPSHTVQPDNNLYSGPIRHWSGVNSL
- the LOC121685859 gene encoding uncharacterized protein LOC121685859 isoform X14 gives rise to the protein MDRKMSLTEERAQGDTDLSNNVIICPAENINKAKAQPTELTETSCFGQRSVSPVPSLLSMKSSDSMMQPINMDGGTGHSDHRSVSPVPSLLSMKSSDSMMQPINVDGGTGHADHRSVSPVPSLLSMKSSDSMMQPINLDGGTGHDHRSVSPVPSLLSLKSSDFMMQPINVDGGTGHSNHRQRFDPAGSSSGKWWTHLMKGCRPYNQLTYHVMSTGMIGSKSPTNHSIKRTLSYRSRSPSPSHTVQPDNNLYSGPIRPEDNILERVKMSHKATMKKRYPQLAI